One window of the Pieris brassicae chromosome 2, ilPieBrab1.1, whole genome shotgun sequence genome contains the following:
- the LOC123720675 gene encoding kelch domain-containing protein 10 homolog, producing the protein MASNVKEFLFEPFKVIEVKFEGRKWPRPRSGHRIICDDGNVYCFGGYNPSLLLKEIQLNSSTWSPTKPLFRELWSFNVATRLWKEHDIAANMPEELASNAMCINGRHLMIHGGTGFHFGNKCSNDVIVWNTKNCNNSLEILEVTGARPPGQYGQSIFCHNSYFYTIGGTNGHEYNCDIHRLDLRTRTWEPAFIGTGQDNEPQGRYRHEIAKADNKLYIIGGGTNEMAFELMEIPMFDLDNNTWSSLLPKPDDSLEKTIAPLPRKCHSAVQIDTESGVQVFVVGGSDSESVFNDVWRLDLPELQWHLMQKSVLPNPLYFHSSAVTSYGCMYIFGGIESLQNATCRKNKLYKMWLCIPKLSEMCWEALHSCYPKVATLKKQELLNIGIPQHIVDRVHTG; encoded by the exons atggcgTCGAATGTTaaggaatttttatttgaaccatTTAAAGTTATTGAAGTTAAATTCGAAGGACGTAAATGGCCCAGACCTAGAAGTGGACATAGAATTATTTGTGATGATGGAAATGTTTACTGTTTCGGAGGTTACAACCCTTCTTTGTTATTGAAAGAAATACAGCTTAACAGTTCCACATGGTCACCCACAAAACCACTATTTAGGGAATTGTGGAGTTTTAATGTAGCCACAAGATTGTGGAAGGAACATGATATAGCTGCAAATATGCCTGAAGAACTAGCTTCAAATGCTATGTGTATCAATGGCAGACATCTTATG atacatGGTGGTACTGGTTTTCACTTTGGTAACAAATGCAGTAATGATGTTATAGTATGGAATAccaaaaattgtaataatagcCTAGAAATACTGGAAGTAACAGGTGCTAGGCCACCTGGGCAATATGGGCAGTCTATCTTCTGCCACAATAgctatttttatactatagGAGGAACAAATGGTCATGAGTACAATTGTGATATTCACag ATTAGATTTACGTACTAGGACATGGGAACCTGCATTTATAGGCACAGGACAAGATAATGAACCACAAGGAAGATATAGACATGAAATTGCAAAAGCTGATAACAAACTTTATATCATTGGTGGAGGCACCAATGAAATGGCCTTTGAACTAATGGAAATCCCCATGTTTGACTTAGATAACAATACTTGGTCAAGCTTATTACCAAAGCCCGATGATAGTTTAGAGAAAACCATTGCACCATTACCAAGAAAGTGTCATAGTGCAGTTCAAATTGATACAGAGAGTGGTGTTCAAGTTTTTGTTGTTGGGGGGAGTGACAGTGAATCAGTGTTTAATGATGTTTGGCGGTTAGATTTACCTGAACTCCAGTGGCATTTAATGCAAAAAAGTGTTCTTCCTAATCCACTGTACTTCCATTCATCTGCAGTCACTTCATATggatgtatgtatatatttggCGGCATAGAATCATTACAAAATGCAACATGTAGAAAgaataagttatataaaatgtggTTATGTATTCCAAAGTTAAGTGAAATGTGTTGGGAAGCACTCCATAGTTGTTATCCAAAAGTTGCAACACTCAAAAAACAGGAACTACTTAACATAGGTATTCCTCAACACATTGTTGATAGAGTGCATACTGGTTAA